The Chryseobacterium oranimense genome contains the following window.
AGGAGTTGCCGGCATCATGGGAGTCGATGTATTTTTGCTTTTCAGGGAAGTTTTCGTAAGAGTAGAAATATTTTTCCGTAATGTCCATTCCGCCTACGCTGGTAGAGGAAATAAACCCGGTTTTATAGGCATTAATATCTGTAATTCCGGCAGATTCTACAGCTTCTTTGGCGGCAACCATACCTAATAAAGAGGTTCTTGTTACGTTATTGTCTTCAGGCAGCTGAAGCTGGCGGATAAGTTCTTCATTAGATCTTTTTATTTCGCCTGTTTTTATAGATCCGGCATGGCGAGTCTCAAACATTTCAATGTCTGAAATTCCATGTTTTCCGGTTTTCAGCGAAATAAGATTTTCTTCCACATTATGTCCTATGGAAGAAATGATCCCCATTCCTGTTATGGCAATTTTTTGACTCATGGTTTTTAATAATGTAACAGTGTATCAATCTAATAATTGGTACATTGATACACTGTTAAATTAGTATATTAATTTACTTCGTTCTGTTTTCTTCAATGAATGCAGCCATTGTATCAATAGACTGGAAAATTTCCTTTCCTTTTTTCGGATCGGCTAATTTTATTCCATAGTCTTTATCAAGAAGAACGATAAGTTCCAAAGCGTCGATAGAATCAAGGCCAAGACCCCCACCGAATAAAGGATCTGTATCTTTGATCTCTTCTACAGAAACGTCTTCAAGGTTAAGGACTTCAATAATTTTGTGCTTCAATTCTGTTTTTAAGTTTTCCATAAGTATTTTATTTACCAATGTATCAATGTACCATTTTACCAATTTTAGTATTGTTACATTATTACACTGTTATATTGTTACATTTTTATAAGGTTAGCAAATATACAAAAGCTTTATAATTATCCTGATAAAGTTCTGTCCAGCCGCAGAGAACTTTTTCCGCTTTTCCGGACAGCAGAATTTGTTCTGCATAGTCGTTTAAAAAATTTTCGTCAAATTCATCCAATACGAAAAAAGCATTTTCCGTCTGCATTTTGTGTTTGATGCTGATCTCGCCTACACATATATTAGGTAGGGTATAAACAAATACGGCTGGGCTCGGGAAATAATTTTCCTGCGAATTGATGCTTTCCTGGTATTTGAAATCCGTATCAAGGCTTGATGATCTGTTGGCAAAAACGACTGCTGTTCTGCTGTGATCTTCATCTTTGAGGATCATTTCTGCGGCAAGAAAAGCCAGCTTGCTCAGGTTATCCATTTTGTGAAATTTAGGATAGCTGATTTCCAGGTTTTTATATGCTTCTTTGGCAAAGTCATGAAATATTTCGCTTTGGCTTTCAAAAATAAGGGTATCGTTGACGATTATTTTTGAGTGTTCTATGGTGCAGCTGTCTGTTTTCCTCATCACTTTCAATTTAACATTTTTCCAGAACAACCGCCGCATTGCATCCGCCAAAGCCTGAAGCTGTTTTTAAAATATATTTAATCTTAGCAGGCTGATTTTCTTTAATGATATTCAATGGCTGGGAAATGCCTTCCTCTTCAAAATTTTTCGAAGGGATCAGAACTTCGTGCCGGGCACTTTCCATGGATATGATGCTTTCCAGAAGTCCGGAAGCGCCCAGGCAATGTCCGTAATATCCTTTCATGCTGTTTAACGGAGCATTCTGAAGCTCCATTCTGTTGAAAGCAATGGCTTCCATTTCGTCGTTATATAAAGTAGCAGTTCCGTGGGCAGAAATAAAATCAATCTGTTCCGTGGTGATGTTGGCTTCTGTCATGGCATTCTTGATGCTGGCATACAGTCCGTCTCCTGTTCTGGATGGTCCGGAAATATGATTGGCATCGTTAACTGCAGAGTCTCCAAGGATTTTGAACCTGAATTTTTCGTTTTGTGAGATTGCTTCGTCACTTCGTTCCTCGCAATGACCTGAGGTGATATACATCGCAGCAGCAGCTTCACCGATATTAATCCCGTTTCTGTTTTTGTCATAAGGTTTACAAGGCTCTGTTCCAATGGCCTGGAAAGAATTGAATCCCGAAATAACAAACTCAGAAACTTCATCGCCTGCAATGATGAAAGCGTCTTTATATTTTCCTGCAAGGATCATATTTTTAGCAACGGCAATGGCCATTACTCCTGAAACGCAGGCATTGGAAACCACAATGGGCTTTGTTTTAAACCCGAAGTAATCAGCAATTTTCTGGGCTAAATTGGAAAGATAAACGCCTTCCGGTAATTCGGTCTGATTTTTTAATAAACTGATATTTCCTTTGGTTGTAGATAGTATGAAAGCAGTTTCTTCTGTAATGGGATGCTTGTCAACAAGAGGTTTCAGGCTTAGAAGAAACATTTTCTCCAATCTGGTAAAATCCTGATTTTCAAATTTATTTTTAAATTCTTCGTTAAGTTGTTCAGTATCAATGATTGAAGCGTAAAAGGCTTCCTGGTTTTCAATTACTTTATGCAGTTCTACACCTGATTTTCCCTCAACAAGATTATTCCAGTTGGAGGAAACATCAAACCCTAAAGGCGTGATACAGTTGTAGTCTGTAATGTAAATTTCCTTTTTCATTATAATCCCATTTTATCTTTCCATGCCTGAAAAAAATCAGGGTTATAAAGGCATAAATTTCCATTGCTGTCCAAGAATACCTGGATAGTTTCTCCACTGCAAACCAACTGATTATCCTGATTGAAAAGCTCATAAGTATAGATCAGTTTGGCAGATACTGAATTCACAAAAGTGGTAACGATCCTGAAGGTTTCCCCGTATTTTAAAGGAAGAAAATGTTCGCAGGTACTTTTTACGATAGGTGTTACATATCCGGCATTCTGGATATCAAGATAGGTAAGACCATGCTGTCTTCCGAAGGCTTCTCTTCCGTCTTCAAAATACACAATATAATGACCGTGCCAGACAATTCCCAGCGGATCTGTTTCATTGAATCTTACCCTTACTTCTTCGGTACAGGTTAATAGGTTTTCTTTAGACTGCATTTTGTTTTCTTTCGTAAAAAATAGAAATAGCTACCATGGCAATATAAAATGCAAACAGCAATGCCAGTTCTTTGGTAATTCCTGTTATTCCGCTGTTCCTTAAAATAATATCGTAATAAGCATTCAGCCCCCAGTTCATAGGGGAGAACTTGGCTACAGCCTGCATGAATTCAGGCATTAAGAATACAGGAACCCATATTCCTCCGATGGCGGCCAGAACAACCACAGAAGTTGCACCAAAAGGGGCAGACTGTTCCTGTGTATCGGCAATAGTTCCCAATAAAACCCCAAATCCGATAGCGGCAAGTCCGGAAAATAAGGTCACCACAAGAAGCTGGAACATTTTTCCTGAAACATCAAATGCCGGAAGGTCCATATACGGGAAAAGATAGATTCCTACAGCTACCATCAATAAAAACTGAATAATACAGATAATAAGGTAGGTAAATGTTTTTCCTAAAATATGAACGAAATACGGTGTCGGACTAATTCTGGCTCTTACACTTGTACCCTGGCTTTTTTCTTTAACTAAATTGATAGACAAGGGAACCACGATAAAAAATATCGCAAAAAGGGTCCATGCAGGAACGTTATGCTGAACAGAATTCGGCATGACTTCCATGGCTCCTTTTTTTGGAGTGATTTCTTTGAAACTGATGAGATTTTTGTTCTCTTCAAGGTTTTCTTCAGTCCCCAACTGTTCCTGGAATGCTTTGTAGATTTTTTTATTTTCGATCTCAAAGACCATTTTATTCACTGAATTCATGACTGAATTTTTGAATCCTGCATTGGTAGCCGGATCAAAGTACAGGTGAATTTCTTTTGCTTTCGGAGCAGCTTTTTTTACTTTGGCAGAATCTCCTTCCAGACCAAACGAACTTACGATCGTCTGTACCTTGGAATCTATATTTGAATTTAAATCTTTCGTTAAATTTTCCGGAATAACGATAGCCATCTGGTAATCTCCTGAAAATAC
Protein-coding sequences here:
- a CDS encoding phosphopantetheine-binding protein — encoded protein: MENLKTELKHKIIEVLNLEDVSVEEIKDTDPLFGGGLGLDSIDALELIVLLDKDYGIKLADPKKGKEIFQSIDTMAAFIEENRTK
- a CDS encoding 3-oxoacyl-ACP synthase; translated protein: MRKTDSCTIEHSKIIVNDTLIFESQSEIFHDFAKEAYKNLEISYPKFHKMDNLSKLAFLAAEMILKDEDHSRTAVVFANRSSSLDTDFKYQESINSQENYFPSPAVFVYTLPNICVGEISIKHKMQTENAFFVLDEFDENFLNDYAEQILLSGKAEKVLCGWTELYQDNYKAFVYLLTL
- a CDS encoding ABC transporter permease: MLLYKLWRSFVKEILLLKRDIGGIVIIFVMPLLLIVTITLIQDSTFKNLEGSKIPIIFIDNDRSEVSKNIKQELETSKTFQLLTNYNEKSAQDAVFSGDYQMAIVIPENLTKDLNSNIDSKVQTIVSSFGLEGDSAKVKKAAPKAKEIHLYFDPATNAGFKNSVMNSVNKMVFEIENKKIYKAFQEQLGTEENLEENKNLISFKEITPKKGAMEVMPNSVQHNVPAWTLFAIFFIVVPLSINLVKEKSQGTSVRARISPTPYFVHILGKTFTYLIICIIQFLLMVAVGIYLFPYMDLPAFDVSGKMFQLLVVTLFSGLAAIGFGVLLGTIADTQEQSAPFGATSVVVLAAIGGIWVPVFLMPEFMQAVAKFSPMNWGLNAYYDIILRNSGITGITKELALLFAFYIAMVAISIFYERKQNAV
- a CDS encoding beta-ketoacyl synthase N-terminal-like domain-containing protein; its protein translation is MKKEIYITDYNCITPLGFDVSSNWNNLVEGKSGVELHKVIENQEAFYASIIDTEQLNEEFKNKFENQDFTRLEKMFLLSLKPLVDKHPITEETAFILSTTKGNISLLKNQTELPEGVYLSNLAQKIADYFGFKTKPIVVSNACVSGVMAIAVAKNMILAGKYKDAFIIAGDEVSEFVISGFNSFQAIGTEPCKPYDKNRNGINIGEAAAAMYITSGHCEERSDEAISQNEKFRFKILGDSAVNDANHISGPSRTGDGLYASIKNAMTEANITTEQIDFISAHGTATLYNDEMEAIAFNRMELQNAPLNSMKGYYGHCLGASGLLESIISMESARHEVLIPSKNFEEEGISQPLNIIKENQPAKIKYILKTASGFGGCNAAVVLEKC
- a CDS encoding thioesterase family protein, which translates into the protein MQSKENLLTCTEEVRVRFNETDPLGIVWHGHYIVYFEDGREAFGRQHGLTYLDIQNAGYVTPIVKSTCEHFLPLKYGETFRIVTTFVNSVSAKLIYTYELFNQDNQLVCSGETIQVFLDSNGNLCLYNPDFFQAWKDKMGL